In Arthrobacter sp. StoSoilB5, one genomic interval encodes:
- a CDS encoding aspartate/glutamate racemase family protein: MPSNNRPIRIGMIVPSSNTCLEPQTYRILGDRQDVTIHSTRIPVTRIALDDSSDKQFDSSVMRAAAELLATANVDVIAWNGTSGSWLGAAHDHALVSEITDATGIPATTSTLAYLDAFSTFGTERIGLFTPYTADVNEAVIGSYAREGIKTIDHRHLDLTDNESFGRVTDEEMLPGSLELAAAHPDALVYLCTNLYGANITAEVEARTGVPVLDSVAVTLWHALKLAGAPLLDAKWGRLLADAVA; encoded by the coding sequence ATGCCTTCAAACAACCGCCCCATCCGCATCGGCATGATCGTGCCGTCCTCCAACACTTGCCTTGAGCCGCAGACGTACCGGATCCTGGGCGATCGCCAGGATGTAACCATCCATTCAACCCGCATACCGGTCACGCGGATCGCCCTGGACGACTCCTCGGACAAGCAATTTGATTCATCGGTAATGCGTGCCGCCGCCGAGTTGCTGGCCACAGCGAATGTGGACGTCATTGCCTGGAACGGCACCTCCGGATCCTGGCTTGGCGCTGCCCACGATCATGCCTTGGTCAGTGAGATCACCGACGCCACCGGCATACCGGCCACCACGTCCACGCTCGCCTACTTGGACGCGTTTTCCACCTTTGGCACCGAGCGAATCGGATTGTTCACGCCCTATACGGCAGACGTGAATGAGGCCGTAATCGGGTCCTACGCCAGGGAAGGCATCAAGACGATCGATCACCGGCACCTAGACCTGACGGATAACGAATCCTTTGGTCGAGTCACCGATGAGGAGATGCTGCCGGGTTCCCTTGAACTGGCCGCCGCCCACCCGGATGCATTGGTCTACCTGTGCACGAATCTTTACGGAGCCAACATCACGGCCGAGGTGGAGGCCCGGACCGGCGTTCCCGTGCTCGACTCGGTGGCGGTGACGCTCTGGCATGCGCTCAAACTCGCTGGCGCACCGCTGCTCGACGCCAAATGGGGCCGCTTGTTGGCTGACGCCGTGGCCTAG
- a CDS encoding NAD(P)(+) transhydrogenase (Re/Si-specific) subunit beta, whose product MTLLDPTWTALLYLAAAACFILALKGLNSPRTARRGNLIGAFGALLAVVTVFVSVKLDNVPWILGAIAVGSVVAAPVARRVQMTQMPQLVALFNGVGGGAAALVALLELSHTGDAWVRLAIVFTLLVGAVSFAGSGVTFAKLQGLMTTRPVTFPGLPVLMAVVLLAAVGAGVVVILNGALLLALVLLILGLVAGVLLVLPVGGADVPIVISLLNAFTGLAVAASGLVLGNVLLVVAGTLVGASGTILTRAMAAAMGRSVAGIMFGAFKGGSTAGSTAVSERPVRSSSPEDVAVLLGYAQRVIIVPGYGLAVAQGQHTAAELALALEARGTEVDFAIHPVAGRMPGHMNVLLAEANVPYESLKEMSDINPEFKTADVALVVGANDVVNPAAKTTSGSPIYGMPILEVADARQVVFLKRSMRPGFAGIENELLYEPQTTLLFGDAKDSLTKVLGAVKGL is encoded by the coding sequence GTGACTCTTCTGGATCCCACGTGGACGGCTCTCCTTTACCTTGCAGCGGCCGCATGTTTCATCCTTGCTTTGAAGGGACTCAATTCCCCGCGGACTGCACGGCGCGGAAACCTCATTGGGGCATTCGGTGCTTTGTTGGCCGTGGTTACTGTGTTCGTCTCGGTGAAGCTGGACAACGTTCCTTGGATTCTTGGGGCAATCGCCGTGGGCTCGGTGGTGGCCGCACCCGTGGCCCGGCGTGTTCAGATGACACAGATGCCCCAACTCGTGGCCCTGTTCAACGGTGTGGGTGGCGGTGCCGCCGCCCTGGTGGCCTTGCTGGAACTCTCGCATACAGGTGACGCGTGGGTTCGCTTGGCTATTGTGTTCACGCTGCTGGTCGGGGCGGTTTCCTTTGCGGGTTCTGGAGTCACCTTTGCCAAACTGCAAGGGCTGATGACCACCAGGCCGGTGACATTCCCGGGCCTGCCGGTGCTGATGGCCGTGGTGCTGCTGGCCGCAGTGGGCGCTGGGGTAGTGGTGATACTGAATGGTGCATTGTTGCTGGCGCTGGTGCTGCTGATCCTTGGTCTTGTGGCCGGTGTCCTGCTGGTGCTCCCGGTCGGCGGCGCCGACGTCCCCATTGTCATCTCGCTGCTCAACGCCTTCACTGGATTAGCCGTGGCGGCGTCCGGGTTGGTGCTTGGCAACGTACTCCTGGTGGTGGCCGGAACGCTTGTGGGAGCGTCAGGCACCATTCTCACCCGGGCCATGGCCGCCGCCATGGGCCGCAGCGTTGCGGGCATCATGTTCGGTGCCTTCAAGGGTGGCTCCACGGCTGGGTCCACCGCCGTGAGTGAGCGCCCGGTCAGATCCTCCAGCCCGGAAGATGTCGCGGTGCTGCTCGGCTACGCCCAGCGGGTGATTATCGTTCCCGGATATGGCTTGGCTGTGGCGCAAGGCCAGCACACAGCCGCTGAGTTGGCCTTGGCTTTGGAGGCCCGCGGGACCGAGGTGGACTTCGCCATCCATCCTGTGGCTGGACGCATGCCCGGGCACATGAACGTCCTCTTGGCCGAGGCCAACGTGCCCTATGAATCGCTGAAGGAAATGAGCGACATCAACCCGGAATTCAAGACTGCCGACGTCGCCTTGGTGGTGGGCGCCAACGACGTCGTGAACCCTGCAGCCAAGACCACATCAGGGTCTCCGATCTACGGAATGCCCATCCTGGAAGTAGCCGACGCCCGGCAGGTGGTATTCCTCAAGCGTTCCATGCGGCCTGGATTCGCGGGCATCGAAAACGAACTTCTCTATGAGCCTCAGACCACTTTGCTGTTCGGCGACGCAAAGGATTCGTTGACCAAGGTGTTGGGAGCAGTGAAGGGCCTGTAG
- a CDS encoding GntR family transcriptional regulator, with the protein MNTTNVFSSKGSLAYNELRQLILSGGLAPGSRISQYELADNMQMSITPLREAIRRLSSEGLIIMDTHRDSKVATMSASEARELLEVRLSLEPSATELAASRRTDADIAAMRSAAEKLLPVTRVWGEDAITVHREFHRAVYAASHNDVMIKLLDDLWDKSDRYRRIGLELPSGDEPRTIDLNQHHQILELIIAGDGAGAAELARTHIANSLTASVTGALEERENVQSPSMEKTS; encoded by the coding sequence ATGAACACCACCAACGTCTTTTCCAGCAAGGGCAGCCTGGCGTACAACGAACTCCGTCAGTTGATCCTCTCCGGCGGTCTTGCCCCTGGCTCGCGGATCTCCCAGTACGAGCTGGCCGACAACATGCAAATGAGCATCACCCCTTTGCGTGAAGCGATCCGCCGGCTTTCAAGCGAGGGCCTGATCATCATGGACACCCACCGCGATTCCAAGGTGGCCACAATGAGCGCCTCCGAGGCGCGTGAACTCCTTGAAGTCCGCCTCTCACTTGAACCATCGGCAACGGAACTGGCAGCCTCACGCCGGACTGACGCTGATATTGCCGCGATGCGCTCGGCGGCCGAAAAGCTCCTGCCTGTTACCCGGGTCTGGGGCGAGGATGCGATCACCGTGCACAGGGAATTCCATCGGGCCGTCTACGCCGCCTCGCACAACGACGTCATGATCAAGCTCCTGGATGACCTGTGGGACAAGTCCGACCGCTATCGCCGCATCGGCCTCGAACTCCCCTCCGGGGACGAGCCCCGCACGATCGACTTGAACCAGCACCACCAGATCCTCGAGCTCATCATCGCCGGCGACGGCGCAGGCGCCGCCGAGCTCGCACGCACCCACATTGCCAACAGCCTCACAGCCTCGGTAACCGGAGCCCTGGAGGAACGCGAAAACGTCCAGTCGCCGTCCATGGAGAAAACCTCCTAG
- a CDS encoding aspartate/glutamate racemase family protein, giving the protein MKLLVINPNISDDVTALIEAEALRSAGPDTELIVRTAGHGVEYIETRFESLIAAGAVAELIAEYAHDGGASLGRERGGAAVDGVVVAAFGDPGMPALKELVDVPVIGITEAALCAAALQGQRFSIIAISDRIQAWYLDCVERFGFAGRLASIRSINQSLNSIGSVQADFKETLLALSRQAVAEDGADVVILAGAPLAGLARELEGQIPVPVVDGISAGIRMTEAVVALKSGVHRGGSFAAPPVKRRHGLSENLDAALTVAQSAHLSTATVPATSGQPAR; this is encoded by the coding sequence ATGAAACTCCTGGTCATCAACCCCAACATCAGTGACGACGTCACGGCACTGATCGAGGCCGAGGCCCTGCGTTCGGCAGGACCGGACACCGAACTGATCGTGCGCACCGCCGGGCACGGCGTGGAATACATTGAAACCCGCTTCGAGTCGCTCATCGCCGCTGGCGCCGTGGCCGAGCTGATCGCCGAATACGCGCACGACGGCGGAGCCAGCCTTGGGCGGGAACGCGGCGGTGCCGCTGTGGACGGCGTCGTTGTGGCTGCTTTCGGGGATCCCGGCATGCCTGCGCTGAAGGAACTCGTGGATGTACCGGTCATCGGCATCACGGAGGCCGCACTTTGCGCGGCAGCACTCCAAGGCCAGCGTTTCTCCATCATCGCCATCTCGGACCGTATCCAGGCCTGGTACCTCGACTGCGTGGAACGCTTCGGTTTTGCCGGCCGCCTCGCCTCCATCCGATCCATCAACCAGAGCCTGAACTCCATTGGCTCCGTGCAGGCCGACTTCAAGGAAACCCTTCTGGCACTTAGCCGGCAGGCCGTCGCAGAGGACGGCGCCGACGTCGTGATCCTTGCAGGTGCGCCGCTCGCCGGACTCGCCCGCGAGCTTGAGGGACAGATCCCGGTGCCCGTGGTCGACGGAATTTCCGCAGGAATCCGGATGACTGAAGCCGTGGTCGCGTTGAAGTCCGGTGTTCACCGCGGCGGTTCGTTCGCGGCGCCGCCGGTCAAGCGCCGGCACGGTCTCTCGGAAAACCTCGACGCCGCCCTGACCGTAGCGCAGTCGGCGCACCTCTCCACGGCGACGGTTCCGGCAACGTCCGGCCAGCCCGCCCGCTAA
- a CDS encoding NADPH-dependent FMN reductase: protein MDTFKIGYFVGSLSSTSINRVLSKALISVAPPELEFHEIAIRDLPLYSSDYDSDFPPAGRELKDAIAASDGILFVSPEYNRSIPGALKNAIDWGSRPWGTNSFARKPTGIIGASPGGIGTAVMQSSMRSVLSFLDAPQLNAPEAYIRFVADAYDDDGSVKDEGTAGLLRHYMAEYSAFVQRVLAANAPGHIGDKEPDSAKLTR from the coding sequence ATGGACACATTCAAGATCGGCTATTTCGTCGGAAGCCTCTCAAGTACCTCCATCAACCGGGTCCTCTCCAAGGCGCTCATCAGCGTGGCGCCTCCGGAACTGGAATTCCATGAGATCGCCATTCGGGACCTCCCGTTGTACAGCTCCGACTACGACTCCGACTTTCCGCCTGCCGGCAGGGAATTGAAGGATGCGATCGCCGCATCGGACGGCATCTTGTTCGTCTCCCCCGAGTACAACCGCTCCATTCCAGGCGCTTTGAAGAACGCCATCGACTGGGGATCCCGGCCGTGGGGCACCAACTCCTTCGCCCGGAAGCCCACCGGCATCATCGGCGCATCGCCGGGAGGCATCGGAACCGCGGTGATGCAGTCCTCGATGCGCAGCGTCCTCAGCTTCCTCGACGCGCCGCAGCTGAATGCACCGGAGGCTTACATCCGCTTCGTCGCGGACGCGTACGACGACGACGGCTCGGTTAAGGACGAAGGAACCGCCGGGTTGCTGCGCCACTATATGGCGGAATACAGCGCGTTCGTGCAACGTGTCCTCGCTGCCAACGCTCCGGGCCATATCGGCGATAAGGAACCTGATTCGGCCAAGCTCACGCGCTAG
- a CDS encoding NAD(P) transhydrogenase subunit alpha yields MDGMSLLTITVLAVFVGFEVVSKVSSTLHTPLMSGANAIHGIILVGAIIVAGQASDPWVLAVALLAVVLATANLVGGFVVTDRMLEMFRGRQRPPSSVIASDDAAKERRP; encoded by the coding sequence ATGGATGGCATGAGCCTGCTGACGATCACCGTGCTGGCGGTTTTCGTGGGCTTCGAGGTGGTCTCCAAGGTGTCCAGTACCCTCCACACGCCCCTGATGTCCGGGGCAAACGCGATCCACGGAATCATCCTGGTGGGTGCCATCATCGTCGCTGGACAAGCCTCTGATCCGTGGGTATTGGCCGTCGCCCTGCTGGCCGTCGTCCTTGCCACGGCCAACCTCGTGGGCGGATTCGTGGTGACCGACCGCATGCTGGAGATGTTCCGTGGGAGGCAACGGCCGCCGTCGTCAGTTATCGCATCTGATGATGCGGCTAAGGAGCGCCGCCCGTGA
- a CDS encoding amidohydrolase family protein translates to MSQFPDLVIANGTVVNSFGRQAAHVVVDSGRIVQLIDATEPIPAAARTIEAYGQLVIPGGIDGHCHVAQVTGRFRTLDDYRTTSTAALWGGTTTIIDFGIPRDAQETPLEAVLNKKRLATESRCDVALHGSVVTWDETVPWQLEQLMAEGVRSVKMYTTNRGSTMADGDTVLKVMREMVRLDGLTYIHAEHDPIITDCTEQHVADGRIGIEHLHRTRPELAEEISVKETLAMAEYTGAPVYFVHQSTPGAVDLVTEARERGQEAYSETCPHYLTLDDTVYASTFPEWYACCPPMRSAETVAALKERLAAGAIHAVSSDHSCYDLSQKRERTDDVRYMPHGLPGVETRMPVTFTALVTESGGSVEEFVEVFSAGPARINAVPRKGAIVEGFDADLVIFDPAFQQTVDGGALHMGTDFSPFEGKTLNGWPAAVISAGRVVLDEAGFHDPGAVGRFVSRNGFTEHRDALSVPIIPSAESLSA, encoded by the coding sequence ATGTCCCAATTCCCCGATCTCGTCATTGCCAACGGCACCGTGGTCAACAGTTTCGGCCGGCAAGCGGCACACGTAGTAGTGGACAGCGGACGCATCGTCCAGCTCATTGACGCTACTGAACCCATTCCCGCGGCAGCACGGACCATTGAAGCGTACGGCCAGTTGGTCATTCCCGGTGGCATCGATGGCCACTGCCATGTTGCCCAAGTGACGGGCCGATTCCGCACTCTGGATGACTACCGGACCACATCAACGGCTGCGCTGTGGGGCGGTACCACCACCATCATCGATTTCGGCATCCCCCGCGATGCCCAGGAGACACCGCTGGAAGCTGTGCTGAACAAGAAGCGGCTCGCCACCGAGTCCCGCTGCGATGTTGCCTTGCACGGCTCGGTTGTCACGTGGGATGAGACGGTCCCGTGGCAGCTTGAGCAGCTCATGGCCGAGGGTGTCCGGTCCGTGAAGATGTACACCACCAACCGCGGTTCAACCATGGCCGATGGCGACACCGTCCTGAAGGTGATGCGCGAAATGGTGCGCTTGGATGGCCTCACCTACATCCACGCAGAGCATGATCCCATCATCACCGACTGCACAGAGCAGCACGTCGCGGATGGCCGCATCGGCATCGAGCACCTGCACCGTACGCGGCCTGAGCTTGCCGAGGAGATCTCGGTCAAGGAAACCCTGGCGATGGCTGAGTACACCGGAGCGCCCGTCTATTTCGTCCATCAGTCCACTCCGGGTGCGGTGGACCTGGTCACCGAGGCCCGCGAGCGCGGTCAGGAAGCGTACTCCGAGACATGCCCGCATTACCTGACCCTGGATGACACCGTCTACGCTTCCACGTTCCCCGAGTGGTACGCCTGCTGCCCGCCGATGCGGAGCGCCGAGACGGTGGCCGCCCTCAAGGAACGCCTCGCCGCCGGGGCCATCCACGCCGTTTCCTCGGACCACTCCTGCTACGACCTCTCGCAAAAACGCGAGCGCACGGACGACGTCCGCTACATGCCCCACGGCCTCCCCGGCGTCGAGACGCGCATGCCCGTGACGTTCACTGCATTGGTCACCGAGTCGGGCGGTTCTGTGGAGGAGTTCGTCGAGGTCTTCTCCGCCGGCCCTGCCAGGATCAACGCAGTGCCGCGCAAGGGCGCGATCGTGGAAGGCTTCGACGCCGACCTCGTGATCTTTGATCCCGCCTTCCAGCAAACCGTCGACGGCGGTGCGCTGCACATGGGGACTGATTTCTCGCCTTTTGAGGGGAAGACGCTCAATGGCTGGCCCGCAGCAGTGATCTCCGCTGGACGAGTGGTCCTTGACGAAGCAGGTTTCCACGATCCCGGTGCGGTGGGTCGCTTCGTGTCCCGCAATGGCTTCACGGAACACCGCGACGCACTCTCTGTTCCTATCATTCCCTCTGCCGAATCCCTCAGCGCCTAG
- a CDS encoding mandelate racemase/muconate lactonizing enzyme family protein, which produces MKIVSAHVGTIPISSSIRNAFIDFTKMDCTIIALVSDVFVDGKPLVGYGFNSNGRYNATGILEDRILPRLLDAPAEDLLDEDGQLSPQKAWDIMMSNEKPGGHGERSVAVGVADMALHDLAAKIAGVPLYRWISDHYGDGNPDKDVFVYAAGGYYAPGKTLQDLQNEMRGFLAQGYNIVKMKIGGADLAEDLRRIDAVIEVLDGDASRLMVDVNGKFDLDTALEYGKAIDKYGLFWYEEVGDPLDYALNAALSEHYKNPIATGENLFSLQDARNLIRYGGMRPDRDFIQVDPALSYGLTEYRRIQDMLAQHGWSSRRCIPHGGHQFSLHIAAALKLGGNESYPGEFQPTGGFTDDAVIVNSRVAPGDLPGIGLEGKAEFYKVLRALHD; this is translated from the coding sequence ATGAAAATCGTTTCCGCCCACGTAGGCACCATCCCCATCAGTTCCTCGATCCGGAACGCCTTTATTGACTTCACCAAGATGGACTGCACCATCATCGCCCTTGTCAGCGACGTGTTCGTCGACGGTAAGCCCTTGGTGGGGTACGGATTCAACTCCAACGGCCGTTACAACGCGACCGGCATCTTGGAAGACCGCATCCTTCCGCGCCTGCTCGACGCCCCGGCAGAGGACCTTCTGGATGAAGACGGCCAGCTCTCGCCGCAGAAGGCCTGGGACATCATGATGTCCAACGAAAAGCCAGGCGGCCACGGCGAACGCTCCGTCGCCGTCGGTGTCGCCGACATGGCGCTGCACGACTTGGCCGCGAAGATCGCCGGCGTCCCGCTCTACCGCTGGATCTCGGACCACTACGGCGATGGCAACCCCGACAAGGATGTCTTCGTTTACGCCGCAGGTGGCTACTACGCCCCCGGGAAGACCCTGCAAGACCTCCAGAACGAAATGCGTGGATTCCTGGCCCAGGGCTACAACATCGTCAAGATGAAGATCGGCGGCGCCGATCTGGCCGAAGACCTCCGCCGCATCGACGCTGTGATCGAGGTCCTCGACGGCGACGCGTCCCGGTTGATGGTGGATGTGAACGGCAAATTCGACCTGGACACCGCACTGGAATATGGCAAGGCCATCGATAAGTACGGACTGTTCTGGTACGAGGAAGTCGGCGACCCGCTGGACTACGCCCTCAACGCTGCGCTCTCTGAGCACTACAAGAACCCGATCGCGACAGGCGAGAACCTTTTCTCCCTCCAGGATGCCCGCAACCTCATCCGCTATGGCGGCATGCGCCCGGACCGCGACTTCATCCAGGTCGACCCGGCGCTAAGCTACGGCCTGACCGAATACCGCCGCATCCAGGACATGCTGGCCCAGCACGGCTGGTCCTCCCGCCGCTGCATCCCCCACGGCGGGCACCAGTTCTCCCTGCACATCGCGGCTGCGCTGAAGCTTGGCGGCAACGAGTCTTACCCGGGCGAGTTCCAGCCCACCGGCGGCTTCACCGACGACGCTGTGATCGTCAACAGCCGCGTAGCCCCCGGCGACCTGCCCGGTATCGGCCTGGAAGGCAAGGCCGAGTTCTACAAGGTTCTGCGCGCACTGCACGACTAG
- a CDS encoding cation:dicarboxylase symporter family transporter → MSSHSLKNTQSPAPKQRSRFGRLMRELWFQVVLGAVLGIAVGLLLPSVGKQLTPLSDWFIALVKMIVIPVVFCVVSLGIASMDSLRKAGRIGVKALGYFIALSLVSMLIGLVVANVFRPGAGMNIDPAKLDSSKVPAAASKGFDGLEFVNNIIPESLLGALTGHTIIAALMVSIVFGAAMNVSGESGQFLTKGIEALSTVIFKIVNWVMRLAPIGTFGALAAVTANYGTQSLQQLGILVLLFTATCIVYVVVVLGAIAKACGMNIFTVMRYFKAELLIALSTCSSEAVLPQLIKKLEAMGVGKSTVGIVIPSGFSFNLDGSAVYLTMASVFLAQAVGMDLSWEQQLVMVGVMMLTSKGTAGIAGGAFIVLASTLSSVGGIPLAALALIVGIDRLLNEGRVFINVLGNAMAAVVVGKWEKDFDPVQARKALHASGQKKNKLESKTLEPVEADKIDVH, encoded by the coding sequence ATGTCGTCTCACTCCCTTAAGAACACCCAGTCCCCAGCACCCAAGCAGCGTTCCCGGTTCGGCCGGTTGATGCGTGAACTTTGGTTCCAAGTCGTCCTGGGGGCCGTCCTGGGCATCGCCGTCGGGCTGCTGCTGCCCTCGGTCGGCAAGCAACTGACACCACTGAGCGACTGGTTCATCGCCCTGGTAAAGATGATCGTCATCCCCGTGGTGTTCTGCGTCGTCTCCCTGGGCATCGCTTCGATGGACAGTCTCCGGAAAGCCGGTCGCATCGGGGTCAAGGCGCTGGGCTATTTCATCGCACTGTCCCTGGTATCCATGCTGATCGGTTTGGTCGTGGCCAACGTCTTCCGGCCCGGTGCCGGAATGAACATCGACCCCGCCAAGCTGGATTCGAGCAAGGTTCCGGCCGCCGCGTCCAAGGGCTTCGACGGTCTTGAATTCGTCAACAACATCATCCCTGAGTCACTCCTCGGTGCCCTGACCGGGCACACCATCATTGCAGCGCTGATGGTCTCCATCGTCTTCGGAGCTGCCATGAACGTCTCCGGAGAATCCGGCCAGTTCCTGACCAAGGGCATCGAGGCCCTTTCCACCGTGATCTTCAAGATCGTCAACTGGGTCATGCGACTGGCCCCGATCGGCACGTTCGGCGCCCTCGCCGCGGTGACAGCCAACTACGGGACCCAAAGCCTGCAGCAGTTGGGCATCCTGGTCCTGTTGTTCACCGCCACCTGCATCGTCTACGTCGTAGTCGTCCTGGGCGCCATCGCCAAAGCGTGCGGGATGAACATTTTCACAGTCATGCGCTACTTCAAGGCTGAACTGCTCATCGCCTTGAGCACCTGCTCCAGCGAAGCTGTCCTCCCGCAACTGATTAAGAAGCTCGAAGCCATGGGCGTAGGCAAGTCGACCGTGGGCATCGTCATTCCCTCCGGGTTCTCCTTCAACCTCGACGGTTCCGCCGTCTACCTGACCATGGCTTCAGTGTTCCTGGCCCAGGCTGTCGGCATGGACCTTTCCTGGGAACAGCAGCTGGTCATGGTCGGTGTCATGATGCTGACCAGCAAGGGCACAGCCGGCATCGCAGGCGGCGCATTCATCGTCCTGGCCAGCACCCTCAGCTCGGTCGGCGGCATTCCGCTGGCCGCCCTCGCCCTGATCGTCGGCATCGACCGGCTCCTGAACGAAGGCCGCGTTTTCATCAACGTCCTCGGCAACGCGATGGCAGCCGTCGTCGTCGGCAAATGGGAAAAGGACTTCGACCCTGTCCAGGCCCGCAAGGCCCTGCACGCCTCAGGCCAGAAGAAGAACAAGCTCGAATCAAAAACACTGGAACCGGTGGAAGCCGACAAAATCGACGTCCACTAA
- a CDS encoding DUF1180 domain-containing protein gives MLRRLALTTLALALFTGSLLSAAAAANAANPAALQGHVAATTPTPSASPSNPSGPSTATPTNPAPSSGGQTTSNPASSGPANPGTGESEPQEQTRTDVTPWILAAVAAIIVIALIIWAVRGRGRNEEVRDEQL, from the coding sequence ATGCTTCGTAGACTAGCCCTGACCACCCTGGCCCTGGCCCTCTTCACCGGGTCCCTGCTATCCGCCGCGGCAGCAGCAAACGCAGCAAACCCGGCCGCCTTACAAGGCCACGTAGCTGCCACCACTCCCACGCCGTCGGCCTCGCCCAGCAACCCTTCCGGCCCGTCAACGGCAACACCCACAAACCCAGCTCCTTCATCCGGCGGGCAAACCACGTCCAATCCGGCAAGCAGCGGACCCGCCAACCCGGGGACCGGAGAGTCCGAGCCCCAGGAACAAACCCGGACCGACGTCACGCCGTGGATCCTGGCCGCTGTTGCTGCGATCATCGTCATTGCGCTGATCATCTGGGCGGTTCGTGGACGTGGCCGGAACGAGGAAGTGCGGGACGAGCAACTCTAA
- a CDS encoding Re/Si-specific NAD(P)(+) transhydrogenase subunit alpha codes for MKAGIAREVLDGERRVAATPETVKQLTGLGLEVEIESGAGLASGHSDDDYRQAGASVVQSLDLGLLDVYCHVRPMEPSTAGALRRGSVTVGLGSPSSELPTVRALAAGGITSFALELVPRISRAQSMDALTSQALVAGYRCVLEAATRLPRFFPLYMTAAGTIPPARVLVLGAGVAGLQAIGTAKRLGARVSANDIRPASADEVASMGGTFIKLDLETAEASGGYARELSADRGALQRALLTPHVAQADVLITTAAVPGRRAPLLVSREMVQGMRPGSVVVDLAAESGGNVEGSIPGQDIHIPTADGQGEVTLVGLKDPASAMPADASRLFAKNVANLIALMTREGVVAPDFEDEVVAGTCLTHDGEVRHAPTAEALTALAGETGPFGSAHSAANLGSEGAH; via the coding sequence GTGAAAGCAGGCATAGCGCGCGAGGTGCTCGACGGTGAGCGCCGGGTCGCAGCCACGCCCGAAACTGTCAAGCAATTGACGGGTTTGGGCCTTGAAGTGGAGATCGAATCCGGTGCGGGGCTTGCCTCAGGGCACAGCGACGACGATTACCGGCAGGCCGGCGCTTCTGTTGTGCAGTCCTTGGATCTCGGATTGTTGGACGTTTACTGCCATGTGCGTCCCATGGAACCGTCGACGGCGGGAGCCCTCCGCCGGGGTTCAGTCACTGTTGGATTGGGGTCGCCGTCGTCGGAGTTGCCAACGGTCCGGGCGCTCGCCGCGGGTGGCATCACATCGTTTGCCCTGGAACTGGTTCCCCGGATCTCCCGGGCCCAGTCCATGGACGCCCTCACCTCACAGGCTCTCGTAGCCGGATACCGCTGTGTCCTTGAGGCCGCGACGCGACTGCCACGGTTCTTCCCCTTGTACATGACTGCGGCCGGGACCATTCCGCCGGCCCGTGTCCTGGTGCTGGGCGCAGGTGTGGCCGGGCTTCAGGCCATCGGGACCGCCAAGAGGCTTGGCGCGCGGGTTTCAGCCAACGACATCCGCCCGGCGTCGGCAGACGAAGTGGCTTCCATGGGCGGAACTTTCATTAAGCTGGACCTCGAAACAGCTGAGGCTTCAGGCGGGTATGCTCGCGAGCTCAGCGCAGACAGGGGCGCCCTGCAGCGCGCTCTCCTGACCCCCCACGTAGCGCAGGCAGATGTCCTCATTACGACGGCCGCCGTTCCCGGAAGGCGCGCACCGCTTCTTGTGAGCCGTGAAATGGTCCAAGGGATGCGCCCCGGATCCGTAGTGGTGGATCTGGCTGCCGAGTCGGGGGGAAACGTGGAAGGCAGCATCCCCGGGCAGGACATCCATATCCCCACCGCTGATGGGCAAGGTGAGGTGACCTTGGTAGGGCTCAAGGACCCGGCGTCTGCGATGCCGGCGGATGCCTCGCGCTTGTTTGCCAAGAATGTGGCCAACCTGATCGCACTAATGACCCGGGAGGGAGTGGTGGCCCCGGACTTTGAGGACGAGGTGGTGGCGGGTACCTGCCTCACCCACGACGGCGAGGTGCGGCACGCACCAACAGCTGAAGCACTCACGGCGCTGGCCGGCGAGACTGGCCCCTTTGGCAGTGCCCATTCAGCGGCCAACCTTGGCAGTGAAGGAGCGCATTGA